In the genome of Daucus carota subsp. sativus chromosome 9, DH1 v3.0, whole genome shotgun sequence, the window GGTAATCTTGATTATGCTTTTGAAGTTGTGGAGGAGATGAAGAAGGCGGATGTTTCCCGTCCTAATTTGATTACCTACTCGACTTTGATGAATGGGCTTTGTGTAAAAGGGAGACTTGAGGAGGCGTTTGAGTTGTTTGAGGAAATGGTGTCGAAGGAACAGATATTGCCTGATGCATTAACTTATAATGTTTTGATCACGGGGTTTTGTCAGAATGGGAAGGTTGATCGAGCTAAGAAGATATTGGATTTCATGAGGAAGAATGGATGTGTGCcgaatataatcaattattcgaCATTAATGAATGGGTTTTTGAAGGAGTGTAGGTTTAATGATGTCAAGGAAGTTTTTGATGAGATAAAGAATGCTGGTCTCAAACCTGATAAAATTTGTTATACAACTTTGATTACTTGTCTGTGTCGATCTGGTGCAATTGATGAAGCTATTGATGTGCTGCAAGAGATGAAACAGGAAGAATGCAGAACTGATACTGTAATCTTTAATGTTATACTAGGGGGATTATGCAGCCATAATAGATTTGATGAGGCTCTTGAGATGCTCGAGAGACTCCCCCTCAAGGGCATTTTTCTGAACAAGGCAAGTTATAGGattgttttaaattctttgagcAAGGAAGGAGGACTAGAAAAGGCGTCTGGATTGTTGGTCATGATGCTGAGCAGGGGGTTTGTGCCGCATTTTGCCACATCAAACGAATTGCTCGCACAGCTGTGTAAAGCTGGAAGGGCAGCAGATGCAACCACAATATTGTTTGGAATGATGAACATGGGATTTAAACCAGAGCCCGACTCATGGAGTCTTTTGATAGACTTAATATGCAGAGAAAGAAAGCTAGTGACCGTATTCGAACTACttgatgaattaacttaaacagatttgtcatttattttttaactgtCTATTTAAAATGAGTGCTAAACTGGCTTCTTGGAAGAAACTGAGGCGTACGAAGAATGAAAGAATTTATTACTGCAAAAAGATCACAAAACCCAACATATTCAAGTATAATGAGTTGGTGAGGCTGTATAAGTTTACCAGTCAGTTGATGTATAGATGCTTATCCTTCTTGTGTAGAAACATATAATGTATAAATAAGATGGGCTATGTTAGTCATGCTTTTactgtttatttatatttctagaTTAAATTGCTAGATGATCAAGTTACTCATAACCTTACTTGCCTGTAGATATGCTGTGGGGCATAACATTTTGATATGGCATTTTGAAGCAGAGATCCTATCAAGTCAAATTATGCTCCCCACAGCAGGCAGTACTAATTGATTCCTAAGAAGGATAATGCAGATTGCAGACAACATGAAAGATCTTCGTCCAATTTCTCTGTGTAATGTTTTGTACAAAATCATTGCGAAGGTTTTAGCAAATCAACTTCGAGTTATTTTGCCATATGTCATTACTGAAAATCAGTCAGCGTTTGTGCCAGGTAGGAGCATTACGGATAATGTTCTGGTAGCTTTTGAGTTGCTGTATTATATGGAACAGAAGAAACGAGGTACAGAAGGGGAAGTGGCTTTGAAACTTGATGTTAGTAAGGCCTACGATCGTGTAGACTGGGGATGTTTAAAGCACCGACACAAATGGGATTCTTGGACAAGTGGATAGCCTGGATTATGTTATGTGTGATGACTGTCTCATATTCAGTAAATTTTAATGGCTCTCAGGGAAGCCCTATTGTTCCGTTGAGAGGGCTTCGCCAAGGTGACCCGCTGTGGCCATATCTATTCTTATTATGTGTTGAAGGTTTATCTTGTTCGATATAAAAAGCAGCCGAGGAAGGTACTATTAATGGTTGTCGTATTCATGTGCAAGCTCCATCAGTTACTCATTCGTTATTCGCAGATGATAGCTTTCTTTTTTGTAAAGCAACTATGGAGGAAGTTAAAAAGATTAAATTAATTCTGCAGAAATATGAAGTGCACTCAGGGCTGGATATAAATTTCTAGAGAAATTGGGTATATTCTTTAGTGCAAATGTAAGGATGGATAAGCAAATGGAACTAAAAAATTTGATGGGGTTTTAGGGGAAGGGAAATACCTGGGCTTGCCTTCTCTTATTGGCAAGTCGAAGAAAAAGGTGTTTAGCTTTTTAAAGGATCGCCTCTGGAACAGAATTTAGGGATGGAGTGTGAAATGCTTGTTGCGTGTTGGGAAAGCAGTCCTTCTGTGAAATGTTGCTCAAGTTGTTCCCTCATATGCTATGTCGTGTTTTATGTTGCCCAAATCTTTATGTCAAGAACTTAGAAAGAATGATAAACAGTTTTTGGTGGGGCTCGAATAACAGCAGTAGGAAAGGGATTCGATGGTTGTCCTGGACTAATATGAGCATGTCAAAAAGTACAGGGGGTATAGGATTTAGAGATTTATATGGGTTTAATCTCGCTTTGCTAGGAAAACATTGTTGGACTTTTGTGAGTAATTAGTTGCAAGGGTCTATAAGGCGAGGTGTTTCCAAATACTTTGTTATTTGAAGCAATtcgtggtttttttttttttttttttgggggggggggggggggggggggggtgagcTTTATCTGGTCAGGTCTGTGCCAAGCGAAGGAGGCTCTTAAACAAGGTTTTAGATGGACTCTTggagatggagaaaatatcagAGTTTTTAGAGATCCTTGGTTAAAAGGAATGGAGGACTACAGAGTCAACAATACATATGCTAGTACATCAGGTGGAGGTATTTGCTCCTGTAAGAAGCAGTGGGTTATTTTAAAGCTAAACAATTCATTCTCGAATTGTGATGCTAAGGCTATCTTGGCAGTACCTATCCCCGGAAATCAGGTCTCGGATCGCATGGATTAGATTTAAAATGTTGATGGGAAGTATAGTATGAAGTCTGACTACAGGTTCTGGCATAAGAATTATAGTAATTGTCAACAAGATCCTTTTGATCCAGGTTGGGTAAAGCTGTGGAAAGTGGATGCACCTCAGTCCTCATAAAATCCGAGTCTTCATATGGCGGATATGCAAGAATAATCTCCCTGTGCAGAACATGCTGAAAGGAAAAGGAGTTCAAACTACGATTCTCTGCCCCATGTGTGAGGTGGATGTTGAACACCTCCTTCATATTTGTCTTGATTGTAAGTTCATTAAGACTTGTTGGAGAGCTGCAGGGATAGAATTTGATGCTTTAGGAATAGAGTCTTGCTCGGAGTGGTTGCTTCAAAATCTGGCTTCTAAAACAGGTGATAAGTTATTAAACGAGGGACAATTAACTACTTGGAAGTGGGATCTATGCTTCTTGAATGCTCTTCAAGGCTTCGTTTTTGTCTGGATGTTTCTATTTTCATTTGCTAAAAATGTAGCTAGCCTGATTTTGGTTAAATGCTAaagttttattcaaataaagaaaatcttaaaaataagttaaagaaTTATAGTTTATTGAAGAATTAAAGTGTGTTGCAAgctgtggcaaaaaaaaaaaaaagtgtcttgcaagtattttttttactaaaaactaatttttgaaaaactGCTTGGAGGAGATTTTTAGATGGCATATATATAGTCCAAATACAAAAAACTATTTAAATAACTATTTATCACAGAGTTTcacatgaaataattaattcaacGCGTACTCAAAATAATTCATATAGGCTCCTAATTGGAATATGATTAATTCAATGAAATCAATGAAATTCTTGATTTTCTAATAGACTCTTAATTGAAATATGATCTCATATAAGGATTTTTAAAAGACTAGGAACGTCATGAGATTTTACGAGACTCACGTAGCTAATcgttaaaatagattttttatttggtcgatataaattaattaataaatcatatttcaATCCGTGTTAAATTAAAGGGGCATCATTCTTTCTaggatttttaataatttaattataattacaatTTATTCCTGACATTTATCAATAATGTCACAAATTTTTGATTGATAGTCATTCAattctctttttcaaaaatttaggatattatttGAGATTGGGAATTTGGGCCATCAATTTGACCCAACAACCCTAACTCAATATCTGTTCTAGGAACTCGTTTGGTTAATCTTATGATTTATAACTCAAGGTACCTTCGGACTTAATGTAAATTATCTGACGAgctgagattttaaaaaatctgtttggataattttgatttattaacgATTTATTGgttactaaaaatataataataaaaataaaagtgtttcacaagtaatttatgatttatggataatttttatcaaaaaaattcaaaaaaaataagttactaaaaaaatacctcaaactaactttcaactttaagtcagtttctggctTAATTCTGACTTTAAGCCGGTTTCTCATTTATTATACAAATAGATATTTTTCAGTTTAGAATTGAAAACAGCTTTAAGCAACCGGAACATTTTAATGTGTTCTAAataccatattaaaataaaattgattattgtttatattatatagttt includes:
- the LOC108200618 gene encoding pentatricopeptide repeat-containing protein At5g18475; the protein is MNLLKLSARSISSSPSPPKLSTPPSNLPWISPLHYLNPTSKPSPTPPAPPTPTPPKPSKFISHQTALTLIKNQKNPQKALDIFNKAAAQKGFNHNNSTYAVILHKLALFKKFHAVEALVHQMGYETCKFNEGIFVNLMTHYAKSLMFHKVVEMFDSIEVVVREKPSLKAISTCLNLLVEANQVGLARSFLLKLSKDRNFAANTCVFNILVKHHCKRGNLDYAFEVVEEMKKADVSRPNLITYSTLMNGLCVKGRLEEAFELFEEMVSKEQILPDALTYNVLITGFCQNGKVDRAKKILDFMRKNGCVPNIINYSTLMNGFLKECRFNDVKEVFDEIKNAGLKPDKICYTTLITCLCRSGAIDEAIDVLQEMKQEECRTDTVIFNVILGGLCSHNRFDEALEMLERLPLKGIFLNKASYRIVLNSLSKEGGLEKASGLLVMMLSRGFVPHFATSNELLAQLCKAGRAADATTILFGMMNMGFKPEPDSWSLLIDLICRERKLVTVFELLDELT